A genome region from Manihot esculenta cultivar AM560-2 chromosome 5, M.esculenta_v8, whole genome shotgun sequence includes the following:
- the LOC110615535 gene encoding uncharacterized protein LOC110615535, which translates to MKTLQSTQEIQSSTQVSQDSQSDQQNNHTSEAPVADSGSVSASSNDSRKVSRQDIELVQNLIERCLQLYMNRDEVVKTLLTRARIDPGFTTLVWQKLEEENADFFRSYYIRLKLKKQILLFNHLLEHQYHLMKFPVSPKVPLAPMQNGIHPMPVNNLPMGYPVMQQPPMPAPGQPHLDSMGCGISSCHVVNGVPAPGNFHPIRMNSGNNLVMGNNTPDIAPVVPPSSAMSSMSDMPLSPASVASSGHFPFTASEMSGMGVDTSALDTAFTSDVASSVGLQLGPDGVAGTSKSLDQFQWNFSLSDLTADLSNLGDLGALGNYPGSPFLPSDSEILLDSPEHEDIVEEFFVDSVPGPPSQSDEEKS; encoded by the exons ATGAAGACCTTACAG AGCACTCAAGAAATACAGTCTTCAACACAAGTTTCACAGGACTCTCAGAGTGACCAACAGAACAATCACACATCAGAGGCTCCAGTAGCGGACTCTGGTTCAGTATCTGCTTCAAGCAATGATAGCCGAAAGGTTTCGCGCCAAGATATTGAACTT GTTCAGAATCTTATAGAGCGGTGCTTGCAGTTGTACATGAATAGAGATGAGGTGGTCAAAACCCTCTTGACGCGAGCAAGGATAGACCCTGGATTTACAACATTGG TGTGGCAGAAATTGGAAGAAGAAAATGCTGATTTCTTCAGGTCCTATTACATAAGGCTGAAACTGAAGAAgcaaattcttttatttaatcATTTGCTTGAACATCAATATCATCTTATGAAGTTTCCTGTATCTCCAAAGGTTCCTTTGGCCCCCATGCAAAATGGGATTCATCCCATGCCCG TTAACAATTTACCTATGGGATACCCTGTCATGCAACAACCTCCAATGCCAGCTCCAGGTCAGCCCCATCTTGACTCCATGGGATGTGGAATATCAAGCTGCCATGTGGTTAATGGAGTCCCTGCTCCAGGAAATTTTCATCCAATACGGATGAATTCTGGGAATAA TTTGGTAATGGGGAATAATACACCTGATATAGCTCCTGTAGTTCCACCAAGCAGTGCCATGTCATCCATGTCTGATATGCCTTTGAGTCCTGCATCTGTGGCATCCAGTGGGCACTTTCCCTTTACTGCGTCGGAAATGTCAGGAATGGGAGTCGACACATCAGCACTTGATACAGCATTTACATCTGATGTGGCCAGCTCAGTAGGATTGCAGCTTGGACCAGATGGTGTGGCTGGCACCTCCAAATCACTAGATCAATTTCAGTGGAATTTCAGCCTCTCGGACTTAACAGCAGATTTATCGAACTTGGGAG ATTTAGGAGCCCTAGGAAACTATCCTGGTTCTCCATTTCTGCCTTCTGATTCAGAAATTTTACTTGATTCTCCAGAGCACGAGGACATAG TGGAGGAATTTTTTGTGGATTCTGTCCCTGGTCCTCCGTCCCAGTCAGACGAAGAGAAATCCTAG
- the LOC110614387 gene encoding cyclic nucleotide-gated ion channel 1: MNIKGNKFVRFVDWNSEKSYSSERQYSTDDGFYARRVRPTVSAVWDSIHRHWEIGSDKFRSLRKPSIFRSGGAQPPKASGTGKKILDPQGPFLQKWNKIFVLACVVAVSIDPLFFYIPVIDGENKCLDLDKKLETTACVLRTFIDVFYILRIIFQFLTGFIPPSTRVFGRGELVEDPVSIARRYMTSNFIVDVLSILPLPQVVVLIIIPSLKGPVSLIAKDLLKYVVLSQYVPRFLRIYPLFKEVTSSSGILTETAWAGAAFNLILYMLASHIIGAYWYLFSIEREHRCWRRFCKAPQCNIKDLYCGEHRLANLSTFLTDSCPYVQPDEIKNSTVFNFGIFIDALQSGIVESWDFPRKIFYCFWWGLRNLSALGQNLKTSPYVDEIIFAVFICVAGLVLFSLLIGNMQKYLQSTTVRIEEMRVKRRDAQLWMTHRMLPDTLRERIRRYEQYKWQETRGVEERTLIRTLPKDLRRDINRHLCFDLIMRVPMFGKMDEQILDAICDRLKPALYTKDSYIVREGDPVDEMLFIMRGDLVSVTTNGGRTGFFNAVYLKGGDFCGEALLTWALDPQPSSHLPISTRTVQALTDVEAFALVAEDLKSVASQFRRLHHKDIQHTFRFFSVQWKTWAACFIQAAWRRYCRRKQAKILRQAEERLQDTLANEAATTPSLGATIYASQFAANVLRNLRQNGGRTSRLPQILALVPQKPAEPDFSAHHR; encoded by the exons ATGAATATCAAGGGAAATAAATTTGTGAG GTTTGTTGACTGGAATTCAGAGAAATCCTACAGTTCGGAGCGGCAATACTCCACTGATGATGGATTTTACGCAAGAAGAGTCAGGCCAACTGTAAGCGCCGTTTGGGACAGCATCCACCGACACTGGGAGATAGGTTCTGACAAGTTCAGAAGCCTGAGAAAACCATCAATCTTCCGCTCTGGGGGTGCTCAGCCACCAAAAGCATCAGGCACAGGAAAGAAAATTCTTGATCCACAGGGCCCATTTCTCCAGAAATGGAACAAAATTTTTGTGCTGGCCTGTGTGGTTGCTGTGTCCATAGACCCTTTGTTCTTTTACATCCCGGTGATTGATGGCGAGAATAAATGCCTTGACTTGGACAAAAAGTTGGAAACTACTGCTTGTGTCCTCAGAACCTTCATTGATGTGTTCTATATACTCCGTATAATTTTTCAATTCCTTACGGGGTTTATTCCCCCTTCCACTCGTGTATTTGGAAGAGGCGAGCTGGTTGAGGATCCTGTCAGTATCGCTAGAAGATACATGACTTCCAACTTCATCGTTGATGTACTATCAATTCTTCCACTTCCCCAG GTGGTAGTTTTAATCATCATTCCCAGCTTGAAAGGTCCCGTTTCATTGATCGCCAAAGACTTGTTGAAGTATGTTGTTTTATCCCAATATGTGCCGAGATTTCTCAGAATCTATCCGCTGTTTAAAGAAGTGACTAGTAGTTCTGGAATACTTACTGAAACGGCATGGGCTGGAGCTGCTTTCAATCTCATCCTCTATATGCTAGCCAGTCAT ATAATTGGAGCCTATTGGTACTTGTTCTCCATAGAACGCGAACATAGGTGCTGGCGTAGATTCTGTAAGGCTCCTCAGTGTAATATTAAAGACTTGTACTGTGGAGAACACCGTTTGGCAAATTTGAGCACATTTCTGACAGATTCGTGCCCTTATGTCCAGCctgatgaaattaaaaattcaactgTATTCAACTTCGGAATATTCATTGATGCTCTACAATCTGGTATAGTGGAATCATGGGATTTTCCCAGAAAAATCTTCTACTGCTTTTGGTGGGGTCTGCGTAATCTTAG CGCTCTGGGCCAGAATCTCAAGACAAGTCCTTACGTTGATGAGATAATCTTTGCTGTTTTCATATGCGTTGCTGGATTGGTTTTATTTTCACTGCTCATCGGTAATATGCAG AAATATCTGCAATCCACAACTGTTAGAATAGAGGAAATGAGAGTTAAAAGGCGAGATGCACAGTTGTGGATGACCCATCGCATGCTTCCAGATACCCTGAGGGAGAGGATCAGGAGGTATGAGCAATACAAATGGCAGGAAACCAGAGGTGTGGAGGAGCGGACTCTGATCCGTACTCTACCTAAAGATCTCAGAAGGGATATAAATCGCCATCTTTGCTTTGATCTAATCATGAGA GTGCCAATGTTTGGGAAAATGGACGAGCAAATACTGGATGCAATATGTGACCGTCTCAAGCCAGCCCTTTACACAAAGGACAGTTACATTGTTCGCGAGGGCGATCCTGTGGATGAGATGCTATTTATCATGCGAGGTGATCTAGTGAGTGTGACCACGAATGGTGGACGAACTGGCTTTTTCAATGCTGTTTATCTCAAAGGTGGAGACTTTTGTGGAGAAGCTCTTCTTACTTGGGCTTTGGATCCACAACCATCCTCCCATCTCCCTATCTCTACTAGAACTGTGCAAGCTCTAACGGATGTTGAAGCCTTTGCCTTAGTGGCCGAAGACTTGAAATCTGTTGCCTCCCAATTCCGCCGTCTTCACCACAAGGATATCCAGCACACATTCAG GTTCTTCTCGGTGCAGTGGAAGACATGGGCAGCATGCTTCATACAAGCAGCTTGGCGCCGTTACTGTAGGAGGAAGCAAGCAAAAATTCTACGCCAAGCAGAAGAAAGATTGCAAGACACTTTGGCAAATGAGGCTGCAACCACTCCTAGCCTTGGTGCTACGATCTACGCTTCACAATTTGCTGCCAATGTATTAAGAAATCTCAGGCAAAATGGGGGACGCACCTCTAGACTGCCACAAATATTAGCACTGGTGCCACAGAAGCCAGCTGAGCCTGATTTTTCTGCTCATCATCGCTAG